A segment of the Marinobacter arenosus genome:
GACCGAAGGTCACGTCAGTCCGATCGCCTCCGCCGGCCGCCAGGTTCACTAGTGTTCCGGGAATGGCGGACGCCGTCGCAATAGCAACCGCAGCCGTACCCATCATGGCGTGGTGCAGTTTGCCCATTGACAGGGCTCGGACCAGAACATCAATGTCTCCGGCACCGATCCGCTTACCACTGGAAGAGGTGTAGTCCGCCGGACTGCTGACAAAGGCAACTTTCGGAGTGTGCTGCCGATTCGCCGCTTCCTCAATGTTTTCGATCAACCCCATTCGCACGGCACCGTGGGCCCGAATCGTCTCAAACATCGCCAGGGCCTTCGGGTCGCTGTTGATGTCATCCTGCAATTCAGTCCCGGTGTAGCCGATATCCTCGGCGTTCACAAAGATGGTCGGGATTCCCGCGTTGATCATCGTAGCCTTGAGTGAACCGACCCCGGGAACCTCCAGTTCGTCAACCACATTGCCGGTCGGGAACATGGCTCCGTCGCCGTCGGCGGGGTCCATGAATTCCACCTGAACCTCGGCCGCAGGGAAGGTCACTCCATCCAGCTCGAAATCACCGGTTTCCTGAACTTCCCCGTTGGTAATTGGTACCTGGGCGACGATGGTTTTCCGGATGTTGGCCTGCCAGATACGGACCTTGCAGAAGCCGTTGTCGGGAATGCGATCTCGCGATACAAACCCACCGTTGATGGCGAATGCGCCGACCGCGGCGGTCAAGTTGCCGCAATTTCCGCTCCAGTCGACGAACGGCTTGTCGATGGACACCTGCCCGAAAAGATAGTCCACATCGTGATCAGGCTGGGTAGGCTCAGCCAGAATCACCGTTTTGCTGGTGCTGGACGTCGCCCCGCCCATTCCGTCAATTTGCTTCTGATAGGGGTCCGGACTGCCAATAACTCTCAGCAGGAGCTGGTCTCTGGCCTTACCTGGAACCCGGGCGGCTTCCGGCAGATCCTGCAGCCGGAAAAACACGCCCTTGCTGGTTCCGCCACGCATATACGTGGCGGGGATTCTGATTTGCGCTGGAAAGCTCATGCGGCGCCCTCCGCCTCCAGGAAGTCCTGAGCGAATCGCTGAAGCACACCCCCGGCAGAGTAGATTGACACCTCTTCCGCCGTATCGAGCCGGCAGATCACGGGCACGTGCTCGGTGCTGCCGTTCTTACGATGAATCACCAGCGTCAGCTCGGCTTTCGGCGAGGCGACGCCCTCGACGTCGTAGGTTTCCGTGCCATCCAGTGCCAGAGTCTGGCGAGTCGTGCCCTCCTCAAACTGCAAAGGCATCACACCCATACCCACCAGGTTCGTGCGGTGAATGCGCTCAAAGCCCTCGGCGACGATGGCTTCAACGCCTGCCAGGGCTACGCCTTTGGCCGCCCAGTCGCGGGAAGAACCCTGACCATAATCTGCCCCGGCAATAATGATCAGCGGCTGCTTACGCTCCATGTAGGTTTCAATCGCCTCCCACATGCGCGTTACCTTTCCTTCCGGCTCAATCCGGGCCAGGGAGCCTTGTTTCACGTTGCCATTCTCATCCCGGACCATTTCGTTGAACAGCTTGGGATTGGCGAAGGTTGCACGCTGGGCCGTGAGGTGGTCGCCGCGGTGCGTTGCGTAGGAATTGAAGTCTTCCTCCGGCAAGCCCATTTTCGCCAGGTATTCGCCGGCCGCACTGCTGGCGAGGATGGCGTTCGAGGGCGACAGGTGGTCAGTGGTAATGTTGTCCGGCAGAATCGCCAGCGGGCGCATGCCCTTGAGGGTCTTCTCGCCGGCAAGCCCACCCTCCCAGTAGGGAGGACGACGAATGTAGGTGCTCTGTGGGCGCCATTCGTAATTCGGATTGGTGTTCGCCCGGGCATCGCGAGTGATGTCGAACATCGGGATGTAGGTACTGCGGAATTGTTCCGGCTTGACGCTCGCCTTCACAATCGCGTCAATTTCTTCATCGTTCGGCCAGATATCTTTCAGCGTGATCGGGTTACCGTCCTGATCATAACCCAGCGCATCTTTCTCGATATCAAAACGGATCGTTCCGGCAATCGCATAGGCGACAACCAGCGGCGGAGAGGCCAGGAATGCCTGTTTCGCGTAAGGGTGAATCCGCCCGTCAAAGTTCCGGTTACCGGACAGGACCGCTGTCGAGTAAAGGTCCCGGTCGATGATTTCCTGCTGGATCTTTGGGTCCAGCGCACCGCTCATGCCGTTGCAGGTGGTGCAGGCAAAGGCAACGACGCCAAAGCCAAGGTCTTCAAGCTCTGGTAGCAGATTGGCCTCTTCCAGGTACATTTTCACCGTCTTGGAGCCAGGAGCCAGCGAGGTCTTCACCCAGGGCTTCCTCGTGAGGCCCAGCTTGTTGGCGTTGCGGGCAATGAGGCCCGCTGCCACCATGTTCCTGGGGTTCGAGGTGTTGGTGCAACTGGTGATTGCTGCAATGATCACCGCACCATCGGGCATCTTGCCCTCTTCCTGCTCCCACTCACCGGCAATTCCACGCTTGGCAAGCTCGGAGGTTGGCAGATGTGCATGCGGGTTGGAGGGGCCTGCCAGGGTGCGCTCAACTTTGGACAGGTCAAACTTCAATACCCGCTCATACTCGACCTGCTTCAGACTGTCAGCCCAGAGTCCTGTGTGCTTGGCGTACTTCTCGACAAGGG
Coding sequences within it:
- the prpF gene encoding 2-methylaconitate cis-trans isomerase PrpF produces the protein MSFPAQIRIPATYMRGGTSKGVFFRLQDLPEAARVPGKARDQLLLRVIGSPDPYQKQIDGMGGATSSTSKTVILAEPTQPDHDVDYLFGQVSIDKPFVDWSGNCGNLTAAVGAFAINGGFVSRDRIPDNGFCKVRIWQANIRKTIVAQVPITNGEVQETGDFELDGVTFPAAEVQVEFMDPADGDGAMFPTGNVVDELEVPGVGSLKATMINAGIPTIFVNAEDIGYTGTELQDDINSDPKALAMFETIRAHGAVRMGLIENIEEAANRQHTPKVAFVSSPADYTSSSGKRIGAGDIDVLVRALSMGKLHHAMMGTAAVAIATASAIPGTLVNLAAGGGDRTDVTFGHPSGTLRVGAEAQQVDGEWTATKAVMSRSARILMEGWVRVPGDSF
- the acnD gene encoding Fe/S-dependent 2-methylisocitrate dehydratase AcnD, producing the protein MNTDYRKALPGTDLDYFDTRQAVEDIQPGAYDTLPYTSRILAEQLVRRCDPEMLTASLKQLIERKRDLDFPWYPARVVCHDILGQTALVDLAGLRDAIAEKGGDPAKVNPVVPTQLIVDHSLAVEHAGFEKDAFEKNRAVEDRRNDDRFHFINWTKTAFKNVDVIPPGNGIMHQINLEKMSPVVQSRDGVAFPDTCVGTDSHTPMVDALGVISVGVGGLEAESVMLGRASMMRLPDIVGVELTGKLRPGITGTDMVLAITEFLRKERVVGAYLEFYGEGVDSLTVGDRATISNMTPEYGATAAMFYIDGQTIDYLKLTGREDDQVALVEKYAKHTGLWADSLKQVEYERVLKFDLSKVERTLAGPSNPHAHLPTSELAKRGIAGEWEQEEGKMPDGAVIIAAITSCTNTSNPRNMVAAGLIARNANKLGLTRKPWVKTSLAPGSKTVKMYLEEANLLPELEDLGFGVVAFACTTCNGMSGALDPKIQQEIIDRDLYSTAVLSGNRNFDGRIHPYAKQAFLASPPLVVAYAIAGTIRFDIEKDALGYDQDGNPITLKDIWPNDEEIDAIVKASVKPEQFRSTYIPMFDITRDARANTNPNYEWRPQSTYIRRPPYWEGGLAGEKTLKGMRPLAILPDNITTDHLSPSNAILASSAAGEYLAKMGLPEEDFNSYATHRGDHLTAQRATFANPKLFNEMVRDENGNVKQGSLARIEPEGKVTRMWEAIETYMERKQPLIIIAGADYGQGSSRDWAAKGVALAGVEAIVAEGFERIHRTNLVGMGVMPLQFEEGTTRQTLALDGTETYDVEGVASPKAELTLVIHRKNGSTEHVPVICRLDTAEEVSIYSAGGVLQRFAQDFLEAEGAA